A genomic window from Corvus moneduloides isolate bCorMon1 chromosome 11, bCorMon1.pri, whole genome shotgun sequence includes:
- the PDZRN3 gene encoding E3 ubiquitin-protein ligase PDZRN3 isoform X2, producing MGCSLCTLQKPEEQYKLLYEVCQVNGKDLSKATHEQAVEAFKTAKEPIVVQVLRRAPRAKAFAPAHDPQLVDVATQTDITFEHIMALSKMGSPTPPIPVLDPYLLPEDHPSVHEYYDPNDYMGGIHQEMDRDELELEEVDLHRVNSQDKLGLTVCYRTDDEDDMGIYVSEIDPNSIAAKDGRLREGDRIIQINGIEVQNREEAVALLSSEESKNISLLVARPEIQLDEGWMDDDRNDFLDDLHMDMLEEQHHQAMQFTASMLQQKKHEEDGGTTDTATILSNQHEKDSGVGRTDDSTRNDESSEQENNGDDHTTSSNTLGSQKKLTYSHDTLGSGDMQFSNESFISADCTDVDFLGIPVDECERFRELLELKCQVKSANPYSLYYHNSTLEMSKSDQESVDRELEMLNEELRNIELECLNIVRAHKMQQLKEQYREPWMLHNSGFRNYNTSIDVRRHELSDITELPEKSDKDSSSAYNTGESCRSTPLTLEISPDNSLRRTAEGINCQGNEGTVAYNVSQKNLFAGSESHESSAGKCHASAKDPDLGKQLESKERKGSDGSKSPTHGQKPSGSYVSPYHHSPYKHAHIPAHAQHYQSYMQLIQQKSAVEYAQSQMSLVSMCKDLASGQSEPRMEWKVKVRSDGTRYITKRPVRDRLLRERAIKIKEERSGMTTDDDAISEMKMGRYWSKEERKQHLVKAKEQRRRREFMMQSRLECLKEQQGAEEKKEMNIIELSHKKMMKKRNKKIFDNWMTIQELLTHGTKSPDGTRVYNSFLSVTTV from the exons GTCAATGGGAAGGATTTATCCAAAGCCACCCATGAGCAGGCGGTGGAAGCATTCAAAACAGCCAAGGAGCCCATCGTGGTGCAGGTGCTGAGGAGGGCCCCGCGCGCCAAGGCCTTCGCCCCGGCCCACGACCCGCAGCTGGTGGATGTGGCCACCCAGACCGACATCACCTTCGAGCACATCATGGCCCTCAGCAAGATGGGCTCGCCCACCCCACCCATCCCCGTGCTGGACCCCTACCTCTTGCCTGAAGA ccatccATCCGTGCATGAATACTATGACCCAAATGACTACATGGGAGGAATTCATCAAGAAATGGACCGGGATGAGTTGGAATTAGAG GAAGTGGATTTACATAGAGTGAACAGCCAGGACAAGCTTGGCCTTACTGTCTGTTACAGAACAGATGATGAAGATGACATGGGTATTTATGTGAGTGAG ATTGATCCCAACAGCATCGCTGCGAAAGACGGGCGGCTCCGAGAAGGGGATCGCATCATCCAG atcaATGGCATCGAGGTGCAGAACCGAGAGGAAGCTGTGGCACTTCTCTCCAGCGAGGAGAGCAAGAATATCTCCTTACTTGTGGCAAGACCAGAAATTCAG CTGGatgaaggatggatggatgatgaCAGAAATGATTTTCTGGATGACTTGCACATGGACATGTTAGAGGAACAGCACCACCAGGCAATGCAATTTACTGCCAGCATGCTTCAGCAG AAGAAGCACGAGGAAGATGGAGGCACCACAGACACAGCCACTATTTTGTCCAACCAGCACGAGAAGGACAGTGGTGTGGGGCGCACGGATGACAGCACTCGCAACGACgagagctctgagcaggagaACAACGGGGACGATCACACCACCTCCTCCAACACTTTGGGCAGCCAGAAGAAGCTGACCTACAGCCATGACACCCTGGGAAGTGGGGACATGCAGTTCAGCAATGAGTCGTTCATCTCAGCTGACTGCACCGACGTCGACTTCCTCGGCATCCCCGTGGACGAGTGCGAGCGGTtccgggagctgctggagctgaagtGCCAGGTGAAGTCTGCCAACCCCTACAGCCTGTATTACCATAACAGCACCCTGGAGATGAGCAAAAGCGACCAAGAGAGCGTTGACAGAGAGCTGGAGATGCTCAACGAAGAGCTGCGCAACATCGAGCTGGAGTGCCTGAACATCGTGAGAGCCcacaaaatgcagcagctgaaggagcagtACCGGGAGCCCTGGATGCTGCACAACAGCGGCTTCCGAAACTACAACACGAGCATTGATGTCCGCAGGCACGAGCTCTCGGACATCACCGAGCTGCCCGAGAAGTCCGACAAGGACAGCTCGAGTGCCTACAACACGGGCGAGAGCTGCCGGAGCACTCCGCTCACGCTGGAGATCTCCCCTGACAATTCCCTGCGCAGAACTGCAGAAGGCATTAACTGTCAAGGTAATGAGGGGACAGTGGCATATAATGTCTCCCAAAAGAATTTGTTTGCCGGCTCAGAAAGCCATGAATCCAGCGCTGGTAAATGCCACGCCTCCGCTAAAGATCCTGACCTCGgcaagcagctggagagcaaggagagaaaaggcagcGATGGCAGCAAAAGCCCCACTCACGGTCAGAAACCCTCGGGCTCCTACGTGTCCCCATACCACCACTCTCCCTATAAACACGCTcacatccctgcccatgcccAGCACTACCAGAGCTACATGCAGCTGATCCAGCAGAAATCCGCTGTGGAATATGCACAGAGCCAGATGAGCCTAGTGAGTATGTGCAAGGACTTGGCCTCGGGCCAGAGTGAGCCCAGGATGGAGTGGAAGGTGAAGGTCAGGAGCGACGGGACACGCTACATCACCAAGAGGCCGGTGAGGGACAGGCTGCTGAGGGAACGGGCCATAAAGATCAAGGAGGAGCGCAGTGGGATGACCACGGATGACGATGCCATCAGTGAGATGAAGATGGGCCGTTACTGGAGcaaggaggagaggaagcagCACTTGGTGAAAGcaaaggagcagaggaggcgGCGGGAGTTCATGATGCAGAGCAGGTTAGAGTGCTTAAAGGAGCAGCAAGGtgcagaggagaagaaggagatgAACATCATTGAACTGAGCCACAAAAAAATGatgaagaagagaaataaaaaaatatttgacaatTGGATGACAATCCAAGAACTGCTAACCCATGGAACAAAATCACCGGACGGCACGCGGGTGTACAATTCCTTCCTGTCAGTGACTACTGTATAA